TACAACACCTTCGCAAGCAGTTCCGGCGAACCTTGGAATCCGCTCGTGGGTCGTTCTTGATGCCAGTCGCGATGCGTCGGCACCATGTCGGGATCGAGTGGCCAAGGATCGAACGGCTGATGACCCAAAGCGGCTGTCAGTTTGCTGCTGTCCATCGTCACATCGCCAGCACGCGGGGGAATCGGTCCTGCCTCCAGCCGCATGCATCCCATCAAATGCTCGGGAGCATAGCCACCCACGCGGTTCACAATCTGGGCGATTTCATAAAGGCTTAAGCGACGCGTTCCACCAGCGTGATAGAGACCCGGCAATTCGCGCGCGAGAACTTCTTCCAGCAAGGGATTAAGACAATCGGTGTACGTCGGGGTTCGCAGCTCGTCGAAATAAAGTGTCGCCGGTCGATGTTTTTTGAAACGCGACTGAATCCAGTCGATCGCACCGGCATGGCCGTTAAAGCTCACCCCCATCGGCAAACTTATGCGCAGGATCGTAGCTTCGGATTTATCGGTCAGGATCAGCTGTTCTGCTTCGGCCATCGTACTGCCGTAGATCGTGACCGGATCGGGGGTCGCATCTTCCCGAATGTTTCCTGGGCCAACTCCGGAGAAGACAAGATCGATCGACAAGTGGACCAGTCGCGTGCTGGTGCCTCGCATCGCGCGTAGTAAGTTTTCAACACTCGTGATATTCACCCGGCGCGCCATCGAAGGATCGAGTTCGCAGCTCTTGAGTTTGCATGTCCCTTCGCAGTTGAGGACCGCTGCGAATTGATACTTCTCGAAGAGTCGCTGCACTTGCTCGAAATCGTCGAGATCGCAAGGAACGATGCCGGGGAGCGCGAGGGGCCAGTTATCGGTGCGGCGGACAGCAACAACCCGGTCGCCATAGCGGCGCCGAAGGTAGGAAAACGCGTTGTAGCCCGCGACACCCGCGACACCAGTTAGCAGCAAGGG
This window of the Pirellula staleyi DSM 6068 genome carries:
- a CDS encoding sugar nucleotide-binding protein, with product MSLASRFPSDSESASAAKILAFPSLYDSFLILMTYTPPLPLLLTGVAGVAGYNAFSYLRRRYGDRVVAVRRTDNWPLALPGIVPCDLDDFEQVQRLFEKYQFAAVLNCEGTCKLKSCELDPSMARRVNITSVENLLRAMRGTSTRLVHLSIDLVFSGVGPGNIREDATPDPVTIYGSTMAEAEQLILTDKSEATILRISLPMGVSFNGHAGAIDWIQSRFKKHRPATLYFDELRTPTYTDCLNPLLEEVLARELPGLYHAGGTRRLSLYEIAQIVNRVGGYAPEHLMGCMRLEAGPIPPRAGDVTMDSSKLTAALGHQPFDPWPLDPDMVPTHRDWHQERPTSGFQGSPELLAKVLYRNPQRRVLLGDDEPTLAS